The following proteins come from a genomic window of Corallococcus sp. NCRR:
- a CDS encoding amidohydrolase, whose protein sequence is MRGRLGWMLGALVLCAGTGCSRRVPEGTPAEQVVANAPTVYVAQRIRTLDAAKPEAQALAVRDGKVLAVGTREEVLAAAGATARVVELGDATVVPGLTDAHGHLAGLGQALAGVRLESTTSLAEVRQRLEKAPATAYQGDWLVGQGWDQNDWDTPRFPTVADMGEHLKDTPVALWRIDGHALWLNGAALKRANITRDTKDPEGGSIQRLPGGDPSGVLIDNAMDLALKALPPPTQEQHEARMKAALEHCARVGLTGVHDAGMDLRTFRLFQAWDKAGTLPLRVYAMADGQTDDRVQYLKDGPFQGKLLTMRAVKLTLDGALGSRGAALGAAYSDEPGHRGLLLLSPEEYASRVHAFVGRGFQVATHAIGDRANTLLLDTLSRELSATGAKDARPRVEHAQIMTAEDIQRLGANGFIASVQPTHATSDMPWAEKRVGAERIQNAYAWQKLKAAGAVLALGSDFPVERPDVLAGLYAARTRQDASGQPPGGWHPDQRLSGEEALEGFTAGAAYASFAEAQRGRLKPGMDADFVALSVDPVDAPPADLLTGQVRLTVVAGREVFRADSK, encoded by the coding sequence ATGCGAGGACGTCTCGGTTGGATGCTGGGGGCGCTGGTCCTGTGTGCGGGCACGGGTTGCTCGCGGCGCGTGCCGGAGGGAACGCCCGCGGAGCAGGTGGTCGCGAACGCGCCCACGGTGTACGTGGCCCAACGCATCCGCACGCTGGATGCCGCGAAGCCAGAGGCCCAGGCGCTCGCCGTGCGGGACGGCAAGGTGCTGGCCGTGGGCACGCGCGAGGAGGTGCTCGCCGCCGCGGGAGCCACCGCGCGCGTGGTGGAACTGGGCGACGCGACGGTGGTCCCCGGCCTCACGGATGCGCACGGCCACCTGGCGGGGCTGGGCCAGGCGCTCGCGGGCGTGCGGCTGGAGAGCACCACGTCGCTGGCGGAGGTGCGCCAGCGGCTGGAGAAGGCCCCGGCCACGGCCTACCAGGGCGACTGGCTGGTCGGTCAGGGGTGGGACCAGAACGACTGGGACACGCCGCGCTTCCCCACCGTCGCGGACATGGGCGAGCACCTGAAGGACACGCCCGTGGCGCTGTGGCGCATCGACGGGCACGCGCTGTGGCTCAACGGCGCGGCGCTCAAGCGCGCGAACATCACCCGCGACACGAAGGACCCGGAGGGCGGCAGCATCCAGCGGTTGCCGGGGGGCGACCCCAGCGGCGTGCTCATCGACAACGCCATGGACCTGGCGCTGAAGGCGCTGCCCCCGCCCACGCAGGAGCAGCACGAGGCGCGCATGAAGGCCGCGCTGGAGCACTGCGCGCGCGTGGGCCTCACCGGCGTGCACGACGCGGGCATGGACCTGCGCACGTTCCGGCTGTTCCAGGCCTGGGACAAGGCGGGCACCCTGCCCCTGCGCGTCTACGCCATGGCGGACGGACAGACGGATGACCGCGTGCAGTACCTGAAGGACGGTCCGTTCCAGGGGAAGCTCCTGACGATGCGCGCGGTGAAGCTCACCCTGGATGGCGCGCTGGGCAGCCGGGGCGCGGCGCTGGGCGCGGCCTACAGCGACGAGCCCGGCCACCGGGGCCTGCTGCTGCTGTCCCCGGAGGAGTACGCCTCGCGCGTGCACGCCTTCGTGGGCAGGGGCTTCCAGGTGGCGACGCACGCGATTGGCGACCGCGCCAACACGCTGCTGCTGGACACGCTGTCGCGGGAGCTGTCGGCCACGGGGGCGAAGGACGCGCGCCCTCGCGTGGAGCACGCGCAGATCATGACGGCCGAGGACATCCAGCGGCTGGGCGCGAACGGCTTCATTGCGAGCGTGCAGCCCACGCACGCCACCAGCGACATGCCCTGGGCGGAGAAGCGCGTGGGCGCGGAGCGCATCCAGAACGCCTACGCGTGGCAGAAGCTGAAGGCCGCGGGCGCCGTGCTGGCGCTGGGCAGCGACTTCCCGGTGGAGCGGCCGGACGTGCTCGCGGGGCTGTACGCGGCGCGCACGCGGCAGGACGCCAGCGGACAGCCGCCGGGCGGGTGGCACCCCGACCAGCGCCTGAGTGGTGAAGAGGCGCTGGAGGGCTTCACGGCGGGCGCGGCGTACGCGTCCTTCGCGGAGGCGCAGCGCGGCCGGCTGAAGCCGGGCATGGACGCGGACTTCGTGGCGCTGTCGGTGGACCCCGTGGACGCGCCCCCGGCGGACCTGCTCACCGGGCAGGTCCGGCTGACGGTGGTGGCGGGCCGCGAGGTGTTCCGCGCGGACTCGAAGTAG
- a CDS encoding HAD family hydrolase, translating to MEQRVSTVTPRGICFDLDGTLVDSLPDIIDSFLHGFTHHGLPAPSVAEVRALIGQPLEAMYTRFAPEHATTLCVAYREHYPLNFHRRSRPFPGVERVLRTLRERGYLLAVATTKRGDMARRFVDAMGLGGLLHHVQGTDGFPHKPAPDVIHHALKALDTGGLWMVGDTTLDLRAGQAAGLKTYAVTWGTHAQEELATASPDELQPDLERLLHHLPPLV from the coding sequence ATGGAACAGCGCGTGAGCACTGTGACCCCTCGCGGCATCTGTTTCGACCTGGACGGCACGCTGGTGGATTCGCTGCCGGACATCATCGACAGCTTCCTCCACGGCTTCACGCACCACGGCCTGCCCGCGCCCTCCGTCGCGGAGGTGAGAGCGCTCATTGGTCAGCCGCTGGAGGCCATGTACACGCGCTTCGCGCCCGAGCACGCCACCACGCTCTGCGTGGCCTACCGCGAGCACTACCCGCTCAACTTCCACCGGCGCTCCCGGCCCTTCCCCGGCGTGGAGCGCGTCCTGCGCACGCTGCGCGAACGGGGCTACCTGCTCGCCGTCGCCACCACCAAGCGCGGCGACATGGCGCGGCGCTTCGTGGACGCGATGGGGCTGGGCGGCCTGCTGCACCACGTGCAGGGCACGGACGGCTTCCCGCACAAGCCCGCGCCGGACGTCATCCACCACGCCCTGAAGGCGCTGGACACCGGCGGCCTGTGGATGGTGGGCGACACCACGCTGGACCTGCGCGCGGGCCAGGCCGCGGGCCTCAAGACGTACGCCGTCACCTGGGGCACGCACGCCCAGGAGGAGCTGGCCACCGCCTCGCCGGACGAGCTCCAGCCGGACCTGGAGCGGCTGCTGCACCACCTGCCGCCGCTCGTCTGA